One region of Streptomyces rishiriensis genomic DNA includes:
- a CDS encoding trypsin-like serine peptidase: protein MRSIRPSFTARRGRNARRRISPVLGAVALASVLALTATACDSGGTDADSQAGATASTGSDGKITIPDDIKDRLKEHGIDLDKWKNGAWKNWDKDDWLREAQDYVNPIIAGLWDPDRMREAEDPDRSVDENDLSGDQGVTDATPQAVDAKAVPPSYHENAAEAGKVLFDSPEGTMVCSATVVKDPAHPGKSNLVWTAGHCVHAGKGGGWYRNIAFVPSYNDSGLSAEELETATKEQVAPYGVWWGDWTKTSDQWIAQGGQTGGDGASYDYAVIHVTPEEGGTGKSLEETVGSALPVNFNAPAVPKVSSITATGYPAAAPYDGQTLYQCQDKPGRFSLSSSDPTMYRIGCTMTGGSSGGGWVATGSDGKPALVSNTSIGPVKAGWLAGPRLGEVAKGVYDSVSDKFAGQ from the coding sequence ATGCGATCCATACGGCCGTCGTTCACCGCTCGGCGGGGGAGGAACGCGCGCCGCAGAATCTCCCCCGTGCTCGGCGCCGTGGCCCTCGCCTCGGTGCTCGCGCTCACCGCGACCGCCTGCGATTCGGGCGGCACCGACGCGGACAGCCAGGCCGGCGCGACGGCGTCGACCGGCAGCGACGGCAAGATCACGATCCCGGACGACATCAAGGACAGGCTCAAAGAGCACGGGATCGACCTCGACAAGTGGAAGAACGGCGCCTGGAAGAACTGGGACAAGGACGACTGGCTGCGTGAGGCGCAGGACTACGTCAACCCGATCATCGCGGGGCTGTGGGACCCGGACCGGATGCGCGAGGCCGAGGACCCGGACCGGAGCGTCGACGAGAACGACCTCTCCGGTGACCAGGGCGTGACCGACGCGACGCCGCAGGCGGTGGACGCGAAGGCCGTCCCGCCCTCGTACCACGAGAACGCCGCCGAGGCGGGCAAGGTGCTCTTCGACTCGCCGGAGGGCACGATGGTCTGCTCGGCGACGGTCGTGAAGGACCCGGCTCACCCCGGCAAGTCCAACCTGGTGTGGACGGCGGGCCACTGTGTGCACGCCGGCAAGGGTGGCGGCTGGTACCGCAACATCGCGTTCGTGCCGTCGTACAACGACTCGGGCCTGTCGGCCGAGGAGTTGGAGACGGCCACCAAGGAGCAGGTCGCTCCGTACGGGGTCTGGTGGGGCGACTGGACGAAGACGTCCGACCAGTGGATCGCGCAGGGCGGCCAGACCGGCGGTGACGGCGCCTCGTACGACTACGCCGTCATCCACGTGACGCCGGAGGAGGGCGGCACGGGCAAGTCGCTGGAGGAGACGGTCGGTTCGGCGCTCCCGGTGAACTTCAACGCTCCGGCGGTGCCGAAGGTGAGCAGCATCACCGCGACCGGCTACCCGGCGGCGGCACCGTACGACGGGCAGACGCTCTACCAGTGCCAGGACAAGCCCGGTCGGTTCTCGCTCAGTTCCTCGGACCCGACGATGTACCGCATCGGCTGCACGATGACCGGTGGTTCGTCGGGCGGTGGCTGGGTCGCGACGGGGTCGGACGGGAAGCCCGCGCTGGTGTCCAACACCTCGATCGGCCCGGTGAAAGCGGGTTGGCTCGCGGGACCGCGGCTGGGTGAGGTGGCCAAGGGTGTGTACGACTCGGTGAGCGACAAGTTCGCCGGTCAGTAG
- a CDS encoding diaminobutyrate--2-oxoglutarate transaminase family protein has protein sequence MAETEPVPEEAPAGRTTGTRPDGGSGAGTPVAGALVAGTAAKGDRTGGRPAHEGILRRQTARESAARTYARALPIVPVRARGLTIEGADGRRYLDCLSGAGTLALGHNHPVVLEAIRKVLDSGAPLHVLDLATPVKDAFITELFRTLPPGLADHARVQFCGPAGTDAVEAALKLVRAATGRTGVLAFTGAYHGMTAGSLEVSGGAFDVRVARLPYPQDYRCPFGVGGERGAELAARWTESVLDDPKSGVRHPAGMILEPVQGEGGVIPAPDGWMRRMRQITAERSIPLIADEVQTGVGRTGAFWAVEHSGVVPDVMVLSKAIGGSLPLAVVVYRDALDVWRPGAHAGTFRGNQLAMAAGTATLAYVRENRLAERAATLGSRMLGRLRRLSHDFPCMGDVRGRGLMIGVEMVDPEGESGSGAIGTPTAPSAPGHAPRPAAPALAAAVRRECLRRGLIVELGGRHASVVRLLPPLTITDEQAVAVLDRLADAMAAVSRSHSRGAYRRVPDQPNHQPRPEYRPECPPEDRPQGSPAYRLQDSPECGPEDSPEYRPEDSSEYRLQDRPEYRLQGRPECPPEDSPEYRPGDSSECGLQGRPECPPQDRPGCPPEEDSPEYRPQDQTQDRPSRPPDADRHCDGDAEWAG, from the coding sequence GTGGCAGAGACCGAGCCAGTACCAGAGGAGGCTCCCGCGGGGCGTACCACCGGAACCCGCCCCGACGGAGGCTCCGGCGCCGGAACTCCCGTCGCGGGAGCCCTTGTCGCCGGAACCGCGGCCAAGGGCGACCGGACGGGTGGCCGGCCGGCGCACGAGGGGATCCTGCGGCGCCAGACTGCTCGCGAGTCCGCGGCGCGCACCTATGCGCGTGCTCTGCCGATCGTGCCGGTACGGGCACGTGGGCTGACCATCGAGGGCGCGGACGGCCGCCGCTACCTCGACTGTCTCTCCGGAGCCGGGACGCTCGCGCTCGGCCACAACCATCCCGTTGTGCTGGAGGCCATCCGCAAGGTCCTCGACTCGGGAGCGCCGCTGCACGTCCTCGACCTCGCCACCCCCGTCAAGGACGCCTTCATCACCGAACTCTTCCGGACGCTGCCGCCCGGTCTCGCCGACCACGCGCGCGTGCAGTTCTGCGGACCGGCCGGTACGGATGCCGTGGAGGCCGCCCTCAAGCTGGTCCGGGCCGCCACCGGCCGCACCGGTGTCCTGGCCTTCACCGGTGCGTACCACGGGATGACCGCCGGATCCCTCGAAGTGTCGGGGGGCGCCTTCGACGTGCGGGTGGCGCGGCTGCCCTACCCGCAGGACTACCGCTGTCCGTTCGGTGTCGGCGGCGAGCGCGGCGCCGAACTCGCCGCTCGATGGACCGAGTCCGTCCTCGACGATCCCAAGTCGGGGGTGCGGCACCCCGCCGGGATGATCCTCGAACCGGTCCAGGGCGAAGGCGGTGTGATTCCCGCTCCGGACGGTTGGATGCGGCGCATGAGGCAGATCACGGCCGAGCGCTCGATCCCCCTGATCGCCGACGAGGTCCAGACGGGCGTGGGCCGGACCGGCGCCTTCTGGGCGGTGGAACACAGCGGGGTCGTGCCCGACGTGATGGTCCTGTCCAAGGCCATCGGAGGCAGCCTGCCGCTCGCCGTCGTCGTCTACCGTGACGCCCTCGACGTCTGGCGACCCGGTGCCCACGCGGGCACCTTCCGCGGCAACCAGCTCGCCATGGCCGCCGGTACGGCCACCCTCGCCTACGTCCGCGAGAACCGCCTCGCCGAACGCGCGGCCACCCTGGGAAGCCGCATGCTGGGCCGGCTCCGCCGTCTCTCCCATGACTTCCCGTGCATGGGGGACGTCCGGGGGCGCGGGCTGATGATCGGGGTCGAGATGGTGGACCCCGAGGGGGAAAGCGGGTCCGGCGCGATCGGCACCCCGACGGCGCCTTCGGCTCCCGGGCACGCCCCCCGTCCCGCCGCCCCCGCGCTGGCCGCCGCCGTGCGACGGGAGTGTCTGCGGCGGGGTCTGATCGTCGAACTCGGCGGACGTCACGCCAGCGTCGTACGGCTGCTTCCGCCCTTGACGATCACCGACGAGCAGGCCGTCGCGGTGCTCGACCGACTCGCGGACGCGATGGCGGCGGTGTCCCGCAGCCACAGCCGAGGCGCGTACCGACGAGTGCCCGACCAGCCGAACCATCAACCGCGACCTGAATACCGCCCAGAGTGCCCGCCCGAGGACCGGCCCCAGGGCAGCCCCGCGTACCGGCTCCAGGACAGCCCCGAGTGCGGGCCCGAGGACAGCCCCGAGTACCGGCCCGAGGACAGCTCCGAGTACCGGCTCCAGGACAGGCCCGAGTACCGGCTCCAGGGCAGGCCCGAGTGCCCGCCCGAGGACAGCCCCGAGTACCGGCCCGGGGACAGCTCCGAGTGCGGGCTCCAGGGCAGGCCCGAATGCCCGCCCCAGGACAGGCCCGGGTGCCCGCCTGAGGAGGACAGCCCCGAGTACCGGCCCCAGGACCAGACCCAGGACAGGCCGAGTCGGCCGCCGGATGCGGACCGGCACTGCGACGGTGATGCCGAGTGGGCGGGGTAG
- a CDS encoding M1 family metallopeptidase, which yields MLLTPRARLKSALLASAVSVCLVAASAPEVPLGLGDRLFPYLGNPGYDVASYDLAFSYPGTNTKPLQAVTTIDAWTTTALDRINLDFAQGKVESVEVDGEPATFSSAGDDLVVTPEDALPAGSWMRITVRHTSDPVSTDGRDGGWVRTADGLAMANQADAAHLVFPCNDHPSDKAMFTVRITAPNGYTAVAGGLPTGVERAGEATTWTYRTQHPMATELAQVSIGRSTVVHREGPHALPVRDVVPTKDRELLEPWLKKTPDQIAWMEKKVGPYPFETYGLLMAEASTGFELETQTLSLFERDLFTEPGYPKWYVESIMVHELSHQWFGDSVSPRTWSDLWLNEGHATWYEALYAEEKAGRTLEARMKAAYGASDRWRSTGGPPARPKAPNPGQKISIFRPNVYDGAALVLYALRQEIGRTAFEHLERAWVHNHRDSTATTADFENLAQEISGRDLARFFKDWLYGEKTPVMPGHPDWKPAAPVAKGEPKAAPKVARPAARATK from the coding sequence ATGCTGCTCACCCCTCGCGCCCGGCTGAAATCCGCACTCCTCGCCTCGGCCGTCTCCGTCTGCCTCGTCGCCGCGAGCGCCCCGGAGGTCCCGCTCGGTCTCGGCGACCGCCTCTTCCCGTACCTGGGCAACCCCGGATACGACGTGGCCTCGTACGACCTCGCCTTCAGCTACCCCGGTACCAATACCAAGCCCCTCCAGGCGGTCACCACCATCGACGCCTGGACCACCACCGCTCTGGACCGGATCAACCTCGACTTCGCCCAGGGGAAGGTCGAATCCGTCGAGGTCGACGGCGAACCTGCCACCTTCAGCAGCGCAGGCGACGACCTGGTGGTCACCCCGGAGGACGCGCTGCCCGCCGGCAGCTGGATGCGGATCACCGTGCGGCACACCAGCGATCCCGTGAGCACCGACGGCCGGGACGGCGGCTGGGTACGGACCGCGGACGGCCTCGCCATGGCCAACCAGGCGGACGCCGCGCACCTGGTCTTCCCGTGCAACGACCACCCGTCCGACAAGGCGATGTTCACCGTCCGGATCACCGCTCCCAACGGCTACACGGCCGTCGCGGGCGGGCTGCCGACCGGGGTCGAGCGGGCGGGCGAGGCGACCACCTGGACCTACCGCACCCAGCACCCCATGGCCACCGAGCTCGCCCAGGTGTCCATCGGGCGCTCCACGGTCGTGCACCGCGAGGGACCGCACGCACTGCCCGTACGGGACGTCGTGCCCACCAAGGACCGCGAGCTCCTCGAACCGTGGCTGAAGAAGACCCCCGACCAGATCGCCTGGATGGAGAAGAAGGTCGGCCCCTACCCCTTCGAGACCTACGGCCTGCTCATGGCGGAGGCCTCCACCGGGTTCGAACTCGAGACGCAGACCCTCTCCCTCTTCGAGAGGGACCTCTTCACCGAGCCCGGCTACCCCAAGTGGTACGTCGAGTCGATCATGGTGCACGAACTGTCCCACCAGTGGTTCGGCGACAGCGTCAGCCCGCGCACCTGGTCCGACCTGTGGCTGAACGAGGGACACGCCACCTGGTACGAGGCCCTGTACGCGGAGGAGAAGGCGGGGCGCACGCTGGAAGCGCGGATGAAGGCGGCGTACGGCGCCTCCGACCGCTGGCGCTCCACGGGCGGCCCGCCGGCACGGCCCAAGGCCCCCAACCCGGGGCAGAAGATCAGCATCTTCCGGCCCAACGTCTACGACGGCGCCGCCCTCGTCCTCTACGCCCTGCGTCAGGAGATCGGCCGGACCGCGTTCGAGCACCTGGAACGGGCGTGGGTCCACAACCACCGGGACTCCACGGCGACCACGGCCGACTTCGAGAACCTCGCCCAGGAGATCTCCGGACGCGACCTGGCCCGGTTCTTCAAGGACTGGCTGTACGGCGAGAAGACCCCGGTGATGCCCGGCCACCCGGACTGGAAGCCGGCGGCGCCGGTCGCCAAGGGTGAACCGAAGGCCGCGCCGAAGGTCGCCCGGCCGGCAGCACGGGCCACGAAATAA
- a CDS encoding ATP-dependent DNA helicase, with protein MTKPSLPELLHAAVTAVGGTERPGQVTMAEAVAEAIDDGSHLLVQAGTGTGKSLGYLVPALAHGERVVVATATLALQRQLVERDLPRTVDALHPLLRRRPEFAMLKGRSNYLCLHRLHEGVPQDEEEGLFDQFEAAAPTSKLGQDLLRLRDWSDETESGDRDDLTPGVSDRAWAQVSVSSRECLGATKCAYGAECFAELARERAKLAEVVVTNHALLAIDAIQGAPVLPQHEVLIVDEAHELVSRVTGVATGELTPGQVNRAVRRAAKLANEKAADQLQTAAEGFERLMELALPGRLEEIPEDLGYALMALRDAARTVISAIGATRDKSVQDEDAVRKQALASVEAVHDVAERIVDGSEYDVVWYERHDRFGASLRVAPMSVSGLLREKLFADRSVTLASATLKLGGDFNGVGASMGLAPEGTEGEDVPQWKGIDVGSPFDYPKQGILYVAKHLSRPARDGDRGDMLDELTELIQAAGGRTLGLFSSMRAAQLAAEELRTRLPEFPILLQGEETLGELIKNFAADPKTCLFGTLSLWQGVDVPGPSCQLVVMDKIPFPRPDDPLMSARQKAVEDAGGNGFMAVAATHAALLMAQGAGRLVRASGDRGVVAVLDQRLATARYGSYLKASLPDFWYTTDRNQVRRSLAAIDAVAKQAETA; from the coding sequence ATGACGAAGCCCTCACTCCCCGAACTCCTGCACGCTGCCGTCACCGCTGTCGGTGGCACGGAGCGCCCCGGCCAGGTGACCATGGCCGAAGCCGTCGCCGAGGCGATCGACGACGGATCCCATCTGCTGGTCCAGGCCGGCACCGGCACCGGTAAGTCGCTCGGCTACCTCGTGCCCGCCCTCGCCCACGGGGAGCGCGTCGTGGTCGCGACCGCCACGCTGGCCCTCCAGCGCCAGCTCGTGGAGCGGGACCTGCCGCGTACGGTCGACGCGCTGCACCCGCTGCTGCGCCGCCGCCCGGAGTTCGCGATGCTCAAGGGCAGGTCGAACTACCTGTGCCTGCACCGCCTCCATGAAGGCGTCCCGCAGGACGAGGAGGAGGGCCTCTTCGACCAGTTCGAGGCGGCCGCACCCACCAGCAAGCTGGGCCAGGACCTGCTCCGGCTGCGGGACTGGTCGGACGAGACCGAGTCCGGGGACCGGGACGACCTCACGCCCGGTGTCTCCGACCGGGCCTGGGCGCAGGTGTCGGTGTCCTCCCGGGAGTGTCTGGGCGCCACGAAGTGCGCCTACGGCGCCGAGTGCTTCGCGGAACTGGCGCGCGAGCGTGCCAAGCTCGCCGAGGTCGTCGTCACCAATCACGCGCTGCTCGCCATCGACGCCATCCAGGGTGCGCCGGTCCTTCCGCAGCACGAGGTGCTGATCGTCGACGAGGCGCATGAGCTGGTGTCGAGGGTGACCGGTGTGGCCACCGGCGAACTCACTCCCGGACAGGTCAACCGGGCCGTACGCCGGGCGGCGAAGCTGGCCAACGAGAAGGCCGCCGACCAGCTGCAGACCGCCGCCGAGGGTTTCGAGCGGCTCATGGAACTGGCACTGCCCGGCCGTCTGGAGGAGATCCCGGAGGATCTCGGGTACGCCCTCATGGCTTTGCGCGACGCGGCGCGGACGGTCATCTCGGCCATCGGAGCGACCCGGGACAAGTCCGTCCAGGACGAGGACGCGGTCCGCAAGCAGGCCCTCGCGTCCGTGGAGGCCGTGCACGACGTGGCGGAGCGGATCGTCGACGGCTCCGAGTACGACGTCGTCTGGTACGAGCGGCACGACCGTTTCGGCGCCTCCCTGCGGGTGGCGCCCATGTCCGTGTCGGGCCTGCTCCGGGAGAAGCTCTTCGCCGACCGCTCCGTGACGCTGGCTTCGGCGACCTTGAAGCTGGGCGGGGACTTCAACGGAGTGGGCGCCTCGATGGGGCTGGCCCCGGAGGGCACCGAGGGCGAGGACGTCCCCCAGTGGAAGGGCATCGACGTGGGGTCGCCCTTCGACTACCCCAAGCAGGGCATCCTCTATGTGGCCAAACACCTGTCGCGTCCCGCGCGCGACGGCGACCGCGGCGACATGCTGGACGAACTGACCGAACTGATCCAGGCGGCCGGCGGACGCACGCTCGGCCTGTTCTCCTCCATGCGGGCCGCTCAGCTCGCCGCCGAGGAACTGCGCACCCGTCTCCCCGAATTCCCGATCCTCCTCCAGGGCGAGGAGACACTCGGCGAGCTGATCAAGAACTTCGCGGCGGATCCCAAGACCTGTCTCTTCGGCACCCTGTCGCTCTGGCAGGGGGTCGACGTCCCCGGTCCGAGCTGTCAGCTGGTGGTCATGGACAAGATTCCGTTCCCGCGTCCGGACGACCCCCTGATGAGCGCCCGCCAGAAAGCCGTGGAGGACGCCGGCGGCAACGGCTTCATGGCCGTCGCGGCCACCCATGCGGCGCTGCTGATGGCCCAGGGAGCGGGTCGGCTGGTACGCGCGTCGGGGGACCGCGGCGTGGTCGCCGTACTGGACCAGCGGCTGGCGACGGCCCGTTACGGAAGTTATCTGAAGGCGTCCCTGCCGGACTTCTGGTACACCACGGACCGCAATCAGGTCCGCAGGTCGCTCGCCGCGATCGACGCGGTGGCCAAGCAGGCGGAGACAGCGTGA
- a CDS encoding IucA/IucC family protein, which produces MTTSSHQPTFLTSPVPHQQGDAASVAPPSRAADLLHHPDPHTAADAAAVENLLRCWVRETGLPAPQDGVLRLPLRASGITLLTPVHYWSPTGWHRFGPPRLAGAPDLSPPADAVMVAALLARETHRDGGAPDGSTEAVAAAHKGTDPVERATTPERTPRPACGNINSGEGIDLVARVADSVRRTAVFIDERRERPGNEPDLFLTAEQALLLGHPLHPTPKSREGLSDGEARRYSPESRGSFPLRWIAVDPSVVATDSAWTEGGRPVPAARVTARLGGAGLPVPTGFAALPVHPWQLREVRHRPEVEALFDAGLLQDLGTHGLLWHPTSSVRTVHRPGAPAMLKLSLALRITNSRRENLRKELHRGVEVHRLLRAGLAEQWQAVHPGFDIVRDPAWLAVDGADGLPLTGLDVMIRHNPFAPEDDVSCIAGLVAPRPDMASAHRSRLAAIVRHLSARTGRPSSAVSAEWFLRYLEQVVRPVLWLDGEAGIALEAHQQNTLLLLDADGWPTGGRYRDNQGYYFRESHRAGLTALLPGIGEHSDTFVSDDVTDERFAYYLGINNVLGLIGAFGSQRLADEQLLLAAFRRFLAEAAAGPRRMRGSLPARLLDSPRLRCKANLLTRLHGLDELVGPVDTQSVYVTIANPLCS; this is translated from the coding sequence TTGACCACCTCCTCCCACCAGCCCACATTCCTCACCTCTCCCGTCCCCCACCAACAGGGAGACGCCGCCTCCGTGGCGCCGCCGAGCCGCGCCGCCGATCTGCTGCACCATCCCGACCCGCACACGGCCGCCGACGCGGCCGCCGTGGAGAACCTGCTGCGCTGCTGGGTGCGCGAGACGGGCTTGCCCGCACCCCAGGACGGCGTCCTGCGCCTGCCGCTGCGCGCCAGCGGCATCACCTTGCTCACCCCCGTCCACTACTGGTCCCCGACCGGCTGGCACCGGTTCGGCCCCCCACGTCTGGCCGGCGCACCCGACCTCTCCCCGCCCGCGGACGCCGTCATGGTCGCGGCCCTCCTGGCCCGCGAGACGCACCGGGACGGCGGCGCGCCCGACGGGTCCACCGAAGCCGTGGCGGCGGCCCACAAGGGCACGGACCCGGTGGAGCGCGCCACCACTCCCGAGCGGACGCCCCGTCCGGCTTGCGGGAACATCAACAGCGGTGAAGGCATCGACCTCGTCGCCCGCGTCGCCGACTCCGTCCGCCGTACCGCGGTGTTCATCGACGAGCGCCGGGAACGCCCCGGCAACGAACCCGACCTCTTCCTGACCGCCGAACAGGCACTGTTGCTCGGACATCCGCTGCACCCGACGCCGAAGAGCCGGGAAGGCCTCTCGGACGGCGAAGCGCGCCGCTACTCACCCGAGTCGCGTGGCTCCTTCCCCCTTCGCTGGATCGCTGTCGATCCTTCCGTGGTCGCCACCGACTCCGCCTGGACCGAAGGCGGCCGTCCCGTCCCCGCCGCCAGGGTGACGGCCCGGCTCGGCGGCGCCGGGCTGCCGGTGCCGACCGGATTCGCCGCCCTGCCGGTGCACCCCTGGCAGCTGCGCGAGGTGCGTCACCGTCCCGAGGTCGAGGCACTGTTCGACGCCGGACTCCTCCAGGACCTGGGCACACACGGCCTCTTGTGGCATCCGACCTCCTCCGTACGCACCGTCCACCGGCCCGGAGCCCCCGCCATGCTCAAACTGTCGCTGGCTCTGCGCATCACCAACTCCCGTCGTGAGAACCTCCGCAAAGAACTCCACCGTGGTGTCGAGGTACACCGTCTTCTGCGTGCGGGCCTGGCCGAGCAGTGGCAGGCGGTCCACCCGGGCTTCGACATCGTCCGCGATCCGGCCTGGCTCGCGGTCGACGGTGCCGACGGTCTTCCGCTGACCGGCCTCGACGTGATGATCCGGCACAACCCGTTCGCTCCTGAGGACGACGTCTCCTGCATCGCAGGACTCGTCGCACCCCGGCCGGACATGGCATCCGCCCACCGCTCGCGACTGGCCGCGATCGTCAGGCACCTCTCCGCACGGACAGGCCGGCCGTCGTCGGCCGTCTCCGCCGAGTGGTTCCTGCGCTACCTGGAGCAGGTCGTCCGCCCCGTCCTGTGGCTCGACGGCGAGGCAGGGATCGCCCTGGAGGCACATCAGCAGAACACGCTCCTCCTGCTGGATGCCGACGGCTGGCCCACCGGCGGCCGCTACCGCGACAACCAGGGCTACTACTTCCGCGAGTCCCACCGCGCGGGACTCACGGCCCTGCTTCCCGGCATCGGAGAACACAGCGACACCTTCGTCTCGGACGACGTCACCGACGAGCGCTTCGCCTACTACCTGGGCATCAACAACGTGCTCGGACTCATCGGCGCGTTCGGCTCCCAGCGGCTCGCGGACGAGCAACTGCTGCTCGCCGCCTTCCGGCGCTTCCTCGCCGAAGCCGCCGCCGGCCCCCGCCGAATGCGCGGTTCGCTGCCCGCCCGACTGCTCGACTCGCCCCGCCTGCGGTGCAAGGCCAATCTGCTGACCCGCTTGCACGGCCTCGACGAACTCGTCGGTCCCGTGGACACCCAGTCCGTCTACGTCACCATCGCCAACCCCCTGTGCTCCTGA
- the hflX gene encoding GTPase HflX → MTSSSSPSQDTPRVAHAYPEGLRADALMEEDVAWSHEIDGDRDGDQLDRSERAALRRVAGLSTELEDVTEVEYRQLRLERVVLVGVWTTGTAQDADNSLAELAALAETAGALVLDGVIQRRDKPDAATYIGSGKAEELRDIVLETGADTVICDGELSPGQLIHLEDVVKVKVIDRTALILDIFAQHAKSREGKAQVALAQMQYMLPRLRGWGQSLSRQMGGGKGGGLATRGPGETKIETDRRRIREKMAKMRREIAEMKTGREIKRQERKRHKVPSVAIAGYTNAGKSSLLNRLTGAGVLVENALFATLDPTVRRAETPSGRLYTLADTVGFVRHLPHHLVEAFRSTMEEVGESDLILHVVDGSHPNPEEQLAAVREVVRDVGATGVPEIVVINKADAADPLTLQRLMRNEKRSIAISARTGQGIGELLALIDNELPRPSVEVEALVPYTHGGLVARAHTEGEVISAEHTAEGTLLKVRVHEELAADLAPYVPAPLA, encoded by the coding sequence ATGACCTCCTCTTCTTCCCCTTCCCAGGACACCCCGCGCGTTGCGCACGCCTACCCCGAAGGCCTCCGGGCCGATGCCCTGATGGAAGAGGACGTCGCCTGGAGCCACGAGATCGACGGAGACCGGGACGGCGATCAGCTCGACCGGTCCGAGCGCGCGGCCCTGCGCCGCGTGGCGGGCCTCTCCACCGAACTCGAGGACGTCACCGAGGTCGAGTACCGCCAGCTCCGCCTGGAGCGGGTCGTGCTCGTCGGCGTGTGGACCACGGGGACCGCACAGGACGCGGACAACTCCCTCGCGGAACTGGCCGCCCTCGCGGAGACGGCGGGCGCACTGGTGCTCGACGGCGTCATCCAGCGCCGTGACAAGCCCGACGCGGCCACCTACATCGGCTCCGGCAAGGCCGAGGAACTCCGCGACATCGTGCTCGAGACAGGCGCGGACACCGTCATCTGCGACGGTGAGCTCAGCCCGGGACAGCTGATCCACCTCGAGGACGTCGTCAAGGTCAAGGTCATCGACCGTACGGCCCTGATCCTCGACATCTTCGCCCAGCACGCCAAGTCCCGAGAGGGCAAGGCGCAGGTCGCGCTCGCGCAGATGCAGTACATGCTGCCGAGGCTGCGCGGCTGGGGCCAGTCGCTGTCCCGGCAGATGGGCGGCGGCAAGGGCGGCGGCCTCGCCACCCGAGGCCCCGGTGAGACCAAGATCGAGACGGACCGGCGCCGGATCCGCGAGAAGATGGCGAAGATGCGCCGGGAGATCGCGGAGATGAAGACCGGCCGCGAGATCAAGCGCCAGGAACGCAAGCGCCACAAGGTGCCGTCCGTCGCCATCGCGGGCTACACCAACGCCGGCAAGTCGTCGCTGCTCAACCGCCTCACGGGCGCGGGCGTCCTGGTCGAGAACGCCCTGTTCGCGACCCTGGACCCGACCGTGCGCCGGGCCGAGACCCCGAGCGGCCGCCTGTACACGCTGGCCGACACGGTCGGCTTCGTCCGGCACCTGCCGCACCATCTGGTCGAGGCGTTCCGTTCCACCATGGAAGAGGTCGGCGAGTCCGATCTGATCCTGCATGTGGTGGACGGCTCCCATCCGAACCCGGAGGAGCAGCTGGCCGCCGTACGCGAGGTGGTCCGGGACGTCGGCGCCACCGGCGTGCCTGAGATCGTCGTGATCAACAAGGCGGACGCGGCCGACCCGCTGACGCTCCAGCGGCTCATGCGCAACGAGAAGCGTTCCATCGCGATCTCGGCCCGCACCGGCCAGGGCATCGGCGAGCTGCTCGCGCTGATCGACAACGAGCTGCCGCGGCCGTCGGTCGAGGTCGAGGCGCTCGTGCCGTACACCCATGGCGGCCTGGTCGCCCGCGCCCACACCGAGGGCGAGGTGATCTCCGCGGAGCACACGGCGGAGGGCACCCTGCTGAAGGTGCGGGTGCACGAGGAGCTGGCGGCGGACCTCGCGCCGTACGTACCTGCTCCGCTCGCCTGA
- a CDS encoding GNAT family N-acetyltransferase, translated as MLLSPHCTGRRPLRFATEPVPPDLLRGAAVALAETAADSRIPPAARDLLDGVGGWGPTATPVGVFHLVPVQIDRDVSLVCRWMNDPVVAAFWELAGPESLTALHLRRQIADDGRSVPCLGVLDGRPMSYWEIYRADLDPLAGHYPARPHDTGIHLLIGGGADRGRGLGSRLLRAVADLVLDRRPACARVVAEPDLRNIPSIATFSSAGFRSVAEIDLPGKRAALMIRDRFPRDLS; from the coding sequence GTGCTCCTGAGCCCTCACTGCACCGGCCGCCGACCTCTGCGCTTCGCCACGGAACCCGTCCCGCCCGATCTGCTGAGAGGAGCTGCCGTGGCTCTCGCCGAGACAGCCGCCGACAGCCGTATCCCTCCGGCCGCCCGCGACCTGCTCGACGGCGTCGGCGGCTGGGGGCCCACCGCCACCCCGGTAGGTGTGTTCCACCTGGTCCCCGTACAGATTGATCGGGACGTCTCCCTTGTCTGCCGCTGGATGAACGACCCCGTGGTCGCGGCGTTCTGGGAACTGGCGGGACCCGAATCCCTGACGGCGCTGCATCTGCGCCGTCAGATCGCCGACGACGGGCGCAGCGTCCCCTGTCTGGGAGTGCTGGACGGCCGGCCCATGAGCTACTGGGAGATCTACCGGGCAGACCTCGACCCCCTGGCGGGCCACTATCCGGCCCGACCACACGACACCGGCATCCATCTGCTCATCGGCGGTGGCGCGGACCGGGGGCGAGGCCTCGGCAGCCGTCTGCTCAGGGCCGTCGCCGACCTTGTCCTCGACAGGAGACCCGCTTGTGCCCGCGTCGTCGCCGAACCCGACCTGCGCAACATTCCGTCCATCGCCACCTTCTCGAGCGCGGGGTTCCGGTCCGTCGCAGAGATCGACCTGCCCGGCAAGCGAGCCGCCCTCATGATCCGGGACCGTTTTCCTCGTGATCTGTCATGA